Genomic DNA from Acidobacteriota bacterium:
GGCGGGGAACGCCTGGCGCGGCAGTGCGCGGTTCTCGTACGCCAACGAGGACCTCCAGGCCGACAACTCCGATGACGCGTACCTGCGGCGCTTCAACTTCATCGGCAATCCCACCAAGCGGCTCTACGACTTCAACATCGGCGGCGGCGGGGCGATTGTCGATCGGGTCTGGGTCACCGGCACGATGCGACGCTGGGTGGTCGACCGCATGACCAGCGCGAAGAACCCTGACGGCAGCCGCGCGATCGACGACAACACGATGACCAACTACTACGCCAAGGCGGTGTGGCAGGCGACGAAGACGCAGAAGCTGTCCGCCTCCTACAGCCGGAACAACAAGGTCCGCGGCCACCGCCGCGACACGCCGCCCGACTTCGTGCCGGACATCGCCGCGCTGCTGCAGCGCAACCCCGCGAACACGACGCAGGTGAAGTACACGGGCATTCGCAGCAAGGCGGTCGTGGAGTCGTCTTTGAGTGCGATGATCGGCGAAACGCTGTATCACTACCAGCCGGGAACGCCCGAGAACGCGATCCGCGTGATCGACCCGGTGCTGTCGACGGCGGACGTCGCCGCGGCCCGCCGCGAGGAACTGCCCAATTCGCGGATCCAGTTCGACAACAGCCTCTCCTACGGGGTCAATGGCCTGGGGGGCGAGCACCTCTTCAAGGTGGGCGTGCAGTTCGCGCGCCTGCACATGAACGACCAGTTCTGGGTGAACGGCGACATGTACCTCGTCTACAACAACCGGCGGCCCACCGCGATCCAGATCTGGAACACGCCGACGCATCACGTCAGCATCGAGAAGCTGTTCGGCGTGTTCGCCCAGGACGCGTGGACGATCGCGCGCCGGCTCACGCTCAACATCGGCGCGCGCTTCGACATGAACCGCGGGATCATTCCCGAGCAGTCCAGCGGCGCCGGAACGTGGGTGCCCGAGCGGTCGCTGCCCGAATCGGAACCGATCGATCAGAAGCTCGGCGTCTGGCGGGTGGGGGCATCGTACGATCCCACCGGTGGCGGCAAGACGGCCGTGAAGGCCAGCTACAGCCGGTACGGCCTGCAGGTGGGCCTCGACCGCGTGCAGAACGTCCATCCCTTCCAGTTCACGTCCGCCAGCTGCCCGTGGTCGGATCTCAATGGCGACGGGGGGGCGCAGGCCAACGAGATCGGCAAGTGCTCCGGGTTCCCCGGCCTGACGGTTCGGTATGCGCGTCCCGACGGACCGAAATGGCCCTACTCCGACGAGGTCACGCTCGGCGTCGAACAGCAGGTTGCGAGAGATCTTCGCGTCGGCCTGATGTACTACTACCGCACGAACCAGGATCAGATCGGCCTGCGGAACGAGGCGGTGCCGACGAGCGCCTACACGCCGGTCACCGTCAACGTTCCCGGGGACCCCACGGGGCCCGGCGGCACCGCGACGTTCTACAATCTCAACCCGGCGTTCTTCGGCCGGCAGGACAACGTCCTCGACAACAACCCGTACCTCGATACGACCTACAAGGGGTTCGAACTGACGGTCAACAAGCGGTTCTCGCACCGGTGGCAGATGCTCGCGGGTCTCACGGTGGGCGAGAACACCGGCGGGCTGAACACCGCGGCCGGCACCGGCCAGTCGGCGACGGCGGACCTGAACGATCCGAACAACACGCTCTACACCGATGGGATCGTCGGCAACGACTCGAAGGTGGCGTTCCGCCTGGCGGGCAGCTACCGCGCGCCGTGGGACATCTCGATCAGCGGCAGCCTGATTTCAAACGGCGGGTATCCGTACGTGTCGACGTACTCGGTCAACCGAAACATCTTCCCCGGGCTGACGCGCTCGTCGCAGGCGGTGGCGCTCAGCTCGCGCGGCGACGAGCGGCTGCCCACCGTGACGATGTTCGATGTGCGGCTGTCGAGACCGATTCGTCTGGGCGTGAGCCGGCAGATCGTCCCGCAGTTCGACATCTACAACATCGGCAACGCGTCGTCGATCGTCCGCTACAACGCGTCGGTCGGCGGCGCGTATCTCGCGCCCGCCGAGATCGTCGCGCCGCGGATCATCCGGCTCGGATTCACGATTGACTTCTAAGAGGAGACGTTCATTGAAGCGATCGATTGCACACTCCGCGTTTGCCTGCGCCGTCGCCGTCGCCGTCGTGGCGGCGGCGGCGCTGTCCGCGCAGGGGGCCGCGAGCGGCGCCCGCGCCGCGGCGCCCAAGGCCGTTCACGCCAAGCAGGTGAAACGGCTGCTCATCGCCAACGCGATGGTGATCTACGGCAATGCCAAACCGCCGTTCGGTCCGGTGGACATCCTGAGCGAGGACGGCCTCATCGCGCGGATTGGCGATTCGAAGTCGGGCAACTGGCCGGCCGCCGACATGGTCATCG
This window encodes:
- a CDS encoding TonB-dependent receptor; the protein is MKAWRRVSGLALFIVLAAAAGVRAQVQTGSITGTATDASGGVLPGVSVSLSGEKLIGGTQTEVTDASGTYRFSRLPPGDYRLKFELEGFKAVERADIRVSASFVATVNAKLEVGQLNETITITGESPTVDTRSNVQQVVMNQEILEGVPTGRDPWSLAKIIPGVQISTYDVGGTQSMQASQLSAHGSSTNDVSYNIDGNTVNWPGSGGGATMLYYDQGMFEEVNYQTSAIPAEVMAGGVSINMVTKEAGNAWRGSARFSYANEDLQADNSDDAYLRRFNFIGNPTKRLYDFNIGGGGAIVDRVWVTGTMRRWVVDRMTSAKNPDGSRAIDDNTMTNYYAKAVWQATKTQKLSASYSRNNKVRGHRRDTPPDFVPDIAALLQRNPANTTQVKYTGIRSKAVVESSLSAMIGETLYHYQPGTPENAIRVIDPVLSTADVAAARREELPNSRIQFDNSLSYGVNGLGGEHLFKVGVQFARLHMNDQFWVNGDMYLVYNNRRPTAIQIWNTPTHHVSIEKLFGVFAQDAWTIARRLTLNIGARFDMNRGIIPEQSSGAGTWVPERSLPESEPIDQKLGVWRVGASYDPTGGGKTAVKASYSRYGLQVGLDRVQNVHPFQFTSASCPWSDLNGDGGAQANEIGKCSGFPGLTVRYARPDGPKWPYSDEVTLGVEQQVARDLRVGLMYYYRTNQDQIGLRNEAVPTSAYTPVTVNVPGDPTGPGGTATFYNLNPAFFGRQDNVLDNNPYLDTTYKGFELTVNKRFSHRWQMLAGLTVGENTGGLNTAAGTGQSATADLNDPNNTLYTDGIVGNDSKVAFRLAGSYRAPWDISISGSLISNGGYPYVSTYSVNRNIFPGLTRSSQAVALSSRGDERLPTVTMFDVRLSRPIRLGVSRQIVPQFDIYNIGNASSIVRYNASVGGAYLAPAEIVAPRIIRLGFTIDF